Proteins from a genomic interval of Diospyros lotus cultivar Yz01 chromosome 6, ASM1463336v1, whole genome shotgun sequence:
- the LOC127804320 gene encoding pentatricopeptide repeat-containing protein At3g51320 has product HSTVSAETSLQVNGKSLQWTTDPFQKPFSVSLHIYSSSSSSSSTSSSYRSSTSSNWAPENRTLRSYHRALKLLKPCRSMRQLYQIQAHLITRGFFQDPFVAGVVLKCASNFGDLNYAVLVFRCIKSPDTFCVNTVIKAYACSNIPHQAVVFYFEMLTDGFVPNSFTFPPLISSCAKAGWVKSGQICHAQATKNGVDRVLPVENSLIHLYACCGSIDFARRVFDEMSVRDLVSWNSIVDGFVKVGEVGKAHEIFDSMRQRNEVSWNIMITGYLNIRNPGWCLKLFREMVKTGLRGSGTTFVNLLTACGRSARLKEGRSVHGFLIRTLLKSSLIIHTALIDMYSKCKRVDVAKLVFDNMPERNLVCWNAMILGHCIHGNPEDGLNLYGKMVEKTCSINREVDCNTNVNTNEKQGHFPDETTFIGVLCACARRGLLTEGKNYFSQMIDLFNIQPSFAHYWCMANLFARVDLQPEAMEILRNMSVSENMSSDSPSWATLLGSCRFQGNVILGEQIAKALIELEPENLSCYALLFNIYAIAGRWEDANRMKQIFKELGVNKIPGCGLFDLMEIVHNLKVGNKLHVQEISIPMVGLVHHLSLSSNDSKRSP; this is encoded by the coding sequence CACAGTACAGTATCAGCAGAAACTAGCTTGCAGGTGAATGGCAAGAGTCTTCAGTGGACAACTGATCCGTTTCAGAAGCCCTTTTCTGTCTCACTCCATAtctactcttcttcttcttcttcttcttcaacttcttcCTCATATCGATCCTCTACATCATCGAATTGGGCTCCCGAAAATCGAACTCTCCGTTCGTATCACCGGGCTCTGAAACTCCTCAAGCCTTGTCGCAGTATGAGACAGCTGTATCAAATCCAAGCGCATTTGATCACTCGTGGTTTTTTCCAAGACCCATTTGTGGCCGGCGTGGTTTTGAAGTGTGCATCTAATTTTGGTGATCTCAATTATGCTGTCTTGGTTTTTCGATGTATTAAATCCCCGGATACGTTTTGTGTAAATACTGTTATCAAGGCCTACGCGTGCAGCAATATCCCACACCAAGCCgtggttttctattttgaaatgCTGACAGATGGGTTTGTCCCCAATAGTTTTACTTTCCCTCCATTGATAAGTTCTTGTGCCAAGGCGGGTTGGGTGAAATCCGGGCAAATTTGCCATGCGCAAGCTACGAAGAATGGCGTTGATCGTGTGTTGCCAGTAGAGAATTCGCTGATTCATTTGTATGCCTGTTGTGGGAGTATTGATTTTGCTAGGCGCGTGTTTGATGAAATGTCTGTGAGGGACTTGGTATCTTGGAACTCAATTGTCGATGGGTTTGTTAAAGTTGGTGAAGTGGGCAAAGCACATGAGATATTTGACTCAATGCGCCAGAGGAATGAGGTTTCTTGGAATATCATGATTACGGGGTATTTGAATATTAGAAACCCTGGTTGGTGTTTGAAGTTGTTTAGGGAAATGGTTAAGACAGGATTGAGAGGCAGTGGCACAACTTTCGTGAACTTGCTAACTGCTTGTGGTAGGTCAGCTAGATTGAAGGAAGGAAGATCCGTTCATGGTTTTCTCATCAGGACATTGCTAAAGTCAAGTTTGATCATTCACACAGCCTTGATAGATATGTATAGTAAGTGCAAAAGGGTGGATGTTGCCAAACTAGTTTTTGATAATATGCCAGAGAGAAATTTGGTTTGTTGGAATGCAATGATTTTGGGACATTGCATTCATGGGAATCCAGAAGATGGACTCAATCTTTATGGAAAAATGGTAGAGAAAACTTGCTCAATAAATAGAGAAGTTGATTGTAACACTAatgtaaatacaaatgaaaagCAGGGACATTTTCCAGATGAAACTACCTTTATCGGTGTATTATGTGCTTGTGCTCGTCGAGGGCTCTTGACAGAGGGGAAAAACTACTTCAGCCAAATGATTGACTTGTTTAATATACAACCAAGTTTTGCCCATTATTGGTGCATGGCTAATCTCTTTGCCAGGGTTGATCTACAGCCCGAGGCAATGGAAATCTTAAGGAACATGTCTGTCAGTGAGAACATGTCATCTGATTCCCCATCATGGGCTACTTTGCTTGGTTCATGCCGTTTCCAGGGAAATGTTATTTTGGGGGAACAAATTGCAAAAGCATTAATTGAGTTAGAGCCAGAAAATCTTTCATGTTATGCATTGCTGTTCAATATATATGCTATAGCAGGTCGATGGGAGGATGCAAATAGGATGAAGCAGATTTTCAAGGAGCTAGGGGTTAACAAGATACCAGGTTGCGGTCTCTTCGACTTGATGGAAATTGTTCACAACTTAAAGGTAGGAAATAAATTGCATGTGCAGGAGATCAGCATACCGATGGTTGGATTGGTTCATCATTTGAGCTTGTCGTCCAATGATTCTAAAAGATCACCTTGA
- the LOC127803883 gene encoding protein MID1-COMPLEMENTING ACTIVITY 1 isoform X1, translating to MASNWDHIGEIANVAQLTGLDAVRLIGMIVKAASTARMHKKNCRQFAQHLKLIGNLLEQLKISELKKYPETREPLEQLEDALRRSYILVNSCQDRSYLYLLAMGWNIVYQFRKAQNEIDRYLKIVPLITLVDNARVRERLEDIERDQREYTLDDEDMQVQNVILNREPSRNDAAMLKKTLSCSYPNLPFNEALQKENEKLQFELQRSQANLDVHQCEVIQHLLDVTETVAVNSLADKSSSLKDPQKVEPNYPDVNSNVEHSFDKSYKKKTEKSTSRNTSSVSSKHDLLSTRGLHWGDEWHSDLLGCCSEPLLCIKTFFYPCGTFSKVATVATNRHISPAEACNELMAYSLILSCCCYTCCIRRKLRKTLNITGGFVDDFLSHFMCCCCALVQEWREVEIRGAYGPQKTKTSPPASQYMES from the exons ATGGCATCCAACTGGGATCATATTGGGGAGATTGCGAACGTGGCCCAGCTTACTGGCCTTGATGCTGTGAGGCTAATCGGAATGATTGTAAAAGCTGCAAGTACGGCTCGCATGCACAAAAAGAACTGCAGGCAGTTTGCACAGCATCTGAAGTTGATAGGCAACCTGCTGGAGCAGCTGAAAATCTCAGAGCTTAAGAAGTATCCGGAGACCCGGGAACCACTGGAACAGCTTGAGGATGCACTAAGGAGGTCTTACATTTTGGTCAACAGTTGCCAGGATCGGAGCTATCTCTATTTGCTTGCAATGGGCTGGAACATAGTGTACCAATTCAGGAAGGCACAAAATGAGATAGACAGATACTTGAAGATTGTCCCTCTCATCACTCTGGTGGATAATGCTCGAGTCAGG GAAAGATTGGAGGATATTGAGAGGGATCAACGGGAATACACATTGGATGATGAGGACATGCAGGTTCAAAATGTAATCCTCAATCGAGAGCCTTCAAGAAATGATGCTGCGATGTTGAAAAAAACTCTTTCTTGTTCCTATCCCAACTTACCTTTTAATGAGGCGCTtcagaaagaaaatgaaaagcttCAGTTTGAACTACAACGGTCTCAGGCCAATTTGGATGTGCATCAATGTGAAGTCATTCAGCACCTGCTTGATGTCACAGAGACTGTTGCTGTAAATTCTCTAGCTGATAAGAGTTCAAGCTTGAAAGATCCCCAAAAGGTAGAGCCTAACTATCCAGACGTTAACAGCAATGTGGAGCATTCGTTTGACAAGAGCTACAAGAAGAAAACAGAGAAATCAACTTCAAG AAACACTTCTTCAGTTTCTTCCAAGCATGATCTTCTGTCTACGAGAGGTTTACATTGGGGTGATGAATGGCATTCAGATTTGCTCGGCTGTTGTTCTGAACCTTTATTGT GTATAAAAACTTTTTTCTACCCATGTGGGACATTTTCGAAAGTAGCTACTGTGGCAACCAATAGGCACATCT CTCCAGCAGAAGCCTGCAATGAATTAATGGCTTATTCATTGATTTTATCGTGTTGTTGCTATACTTGCTGCATCAGAAGGAAGCTTCGGAAGACGCTGAACATCACG GGAGGGTTTGTCGATGATTTTCTCTCACATTTTATGTGCTGTTGCTGTGCCCTTGTCCAAGAATGGCGAGAAGTGGAGATTCGGGGTGCTTATG GTCCTCAGAAGACAAAAACAAGTCCTCCAGCTTCACAATACATGGAATCCTAA
- the LOC127803883 gene encoding cell number regulator 13 isoform X2 has protein sequence MASNWDHIGEIANVAQLTGLDAVRLIGMIVKAASTARMHKKNCRQFAQHLKLIGNLLEQLKISELKKYPETREPLEQLEDALRRSYILVNSCQDRSYLYLLAMGWNIVYQFRKAQNEIDRYLKIVPLITLVDNARVRERLEDIERDQREYTLDDEDMQVQNVILNREPSRNDAAMLKKTLSCSYPNLPFNEALQKENEKLQFELQRSQANLDVHQCEVIQHLLDVTETVAVNSLADKSSSLKDPQKVEPNYPDVNSNVEHSFDKSYKKKTEKSTSRNTSSVSSKHDLLSTRGLHWGDEWHSDLLGCCSEPLLCIKTFFYPCGTFSKVATVATNRHICGGQIWRLICNFLPNGPLVTFGIVERRIQFWTSLLELMTKDTSFQNELPCSPFSIFIYDLKILSEYIS, from the exons ATGGCATCCAACTGGGATCATATTGGGGAGATTGCGAACGTGGCCCAGCTTACTGGCCTTGATGCTGTGAGGCTAATCGGAATGATTGTAAAAGCTGCAAGTACGGCTCGCATGCACAAAAAGAACTGCAGGCAGTTTGCACAGCATCTGAAGTTGATAGGCAACCTGCTGGAGCAGCTGAAAATCTCAGAGCTTAAGAAGTATCCGGAGACCCGGGAACCACTGGAACAGCTTGAGGATGCACTAAGGAGGTCTTACATTTTGGTCAACAGTTGCCAGGATCGGAGCTATCTCTATTTGCTTGCAATGGGCTGGAACATAGTGTACCAATTCAGGAAGGCACAAAATGAGATAGACAGATACTTGAAGATTGTCCCTCTCATCACTCTGGTGGATAATGCTCGAGTCAGG GAAAGATTGGAGGATATTGAGAGGGATCAACGGGAATACACATTGGATGATGAGGACATGCAGGTTCAAAATGTAATCCTCAATCGAGAGCCTTCAAGAAATGATGCTGCGATGTTGAAAAAAACTCTTTCTTGTTCCTATCCCAACTTACCTTTTAATGAGGCGCTtcagaaagaaaatgaaaagcttCAGTTTGAACTACAACGGTCTCAGGCCAATTTGGATGTGCATCAATGTGAAGTCATTCAGCACCTGCTTGATGTCACAGAGACTGTTGCTGTAAATTCTCTAGCTGATAAGAGTTCAAGCTTGAAAGATCCCCAAAAGGTAGAGCCTAACTATCCAGACGTTAACAGCAATGTGGAGCATTCGTTTGACAAGAGCTACAAGAAGAAAACAGAGAAATCAACTTCAAG AAACACTTCTTCAGTTTCTTCCAAGCATGATCTTCTGTCTACGAGAGGTTTACATTGGGGTGATGAATGGCATTCAGATTTGCTCGGCTGTTGTTCTGAACCTTTATTGT GTATAAAAACTTTTTTCTACCCATGTGGGACATTTTCGAAAGTAGCTACTGTGGCAACCAATAGGCACATCT GTGGGGGACAGATTTGGAGGCTTATCTGCAATTTTCTTCCCAATGGCCCATTGGTGACATTTGGGATTGTGGAGCGGAGGATACAATTTTGGACTAGTCTTTTAGAACTTATGACAAAAGATACTTCCTTTCAAAATGAACTTCCTTGCTCTcctttttctatatttatttacgATCTGAAAATTCTTTCAGAGTACATTTCATGA
- the LOC127803883 gene encoding cell number regulator 13 isoform X3: MASNWDHIGEIANVAQLTGLDAVRLIGMIVKAASTARMHKKNCRQFAQHLKLIGNLLEQLKISELKKYPETREPLEQLEDALRRSYILVNSCQDRSYLYLLAMGWNIVYQFRKAQNEIDRYLKIVPLITLVDNARVRERLEDIERDQREYTLDDEDMQVQNVILNREPSRNDAAMLKKTLSCSYPNLPFNEALQKENEKLQFELQRSQANLDVHQCEVIQHLLDVTETVAVNSLADKSSSLKDPQKVEPNYPDVNSNVEHSFDKSYKKKTEKSTSRNTSSVSSKHDLLSTRGLHWGDEWHSDLLGCCSEPLLYLSCYDCKSLVQIVVLS, from the exons ATGGCATCCAACTGGGATCATATTGGGGAGATTGCGAACGTGGCCCAGCTTACTGGCCTTGATGCTGTGAGGCTAATCGGAATGATTGTAAAAGCTGCAAGTACGGCTCGCATGCACAAAAAGAACTGCAGGCAGTTTGCACAGCATCTGAAGTTGATAGGCAACCTGCTGGAGCAGCTGAAAATCTCAGAGCTTAAGAAGTATCCGGAGACCCGGGAACCACTGGAACAGCTTGAGGATGCACTAAGGAGGTCTTACATTTTGGTCAACAGTTGCCAGGATCGGAGCTATCTCTATTTGCTTGCAATGGGCTGGAACATAGTGTACCAATTCAGGAAGGCACAAAATGAGATAGACAGATACTTGAAGATTGTCCCTCTCATCACTCTGGTGGATAATGCTCGAGTCAGG GAAAGATTGGAGGATATTGAGAGGGATCAACGGGAATACACATTGGATGATGAGGACATGCAGGTTCAAAATGTAATCCTCAATCGAGAGCCTTCAAGAAATGATGCTGCGATGTTGAAAAAAACTCTTTCTTGTTCCTATCCCAACTTACCTTTTAATGAGGCGCTtcagaaagaaaatgaaaagcttCAGTTTGAACTACAACGGTCTCAGGCCAATTTGGATGTGCATCAATGTGAAGTCATTCAGCACCTGCTTGATGTCACAGAGACTGTTGCTGTAAATTCTCTAGCTGATAAGAGTTCAAGCTTGAAAGATCCCCAAAAGGTAGAGCCTAACTATCCAGACGTTAACAGCAATGTGGAGCATTCGTTTGACAAGAGCTACAAGAAGAAAACAGAGAAATCAACTTCAAG AAACACTTCTTCAGTTTCTTCCAAGCATGATCTTCTGTCTACGAGAGGTTTACATTGGGGTGATGAATGGCATTCAGATTTGCTCGGCTGTTGTTCTGAACCTTTATTGT ATCTGTCTTGCTATGACTGCAAAAGTTTGGTGCAAATAGTAGTCCTGTCTTGA
- the LOC127803885 gene encoding SKP1-like protein 1B gives MSWTKKVTLRSSDGEAFEVEEAVVAESQTIKHMIEDDCANSIIPLPNVTSKILAKVIEYCKKHVEAASKSEDRAPDEELKAWDADFVKVDQPTLFDLILAANYLNIKSLLDLTCQTVADMIKSKTPEEIRKTFNINNDFTPEEEEEVRRENQWAFE, from the exons ATGTCGTGGACGAAGAAGGTCACGCTGAGGAGCTCGGACGGGGAGGCGTTCGAGGTGGAGGAGGCCGTGGTGGCGGAATCGCAGACGATAAAGCATATGATTGAGGATGATTGTGCCAACAGCATCATACCGCTTCCGAACGTCACAAGTAAGATCTTGGCTAAGGTCATAGAGTACTGTAAGAAGCACGTTGAGGCCGCCTCCAAGAGCGAGGATCGTGCACCTGATGAAGAACTGAAGGCCTGGGATGCCGACTTCGTCAAAGTGGACCAGCCCACCCTGTTCGATCTCATCTTG GCAGCTAATTATCTGAACATAAAGAGCCTGCTAGATCTGACCTGCCAGACAGTTGCTGACATGATAAAATCGAAGACTCCAGAGGAGATTAGGAAGACGTTTAACATCAATAATGACTTCACCcctgaagaagaggaagaggttCGGAGGGAGAACCAGTGGGCATTTGagtaa